Within the Mesotoga infera genome, the region TCACCACCGGCGATCAGAGCCGCCGGTCTCTTCACAGGCCTGTTGAACAGCTCTTCCCTCGCGATTGCTGCAAAAAATAGACCTGCATCTCTTGCCTCACAGTCGAGGGAAGTTGTGAGAATAGAGCTATTGTAACCAAGCTCTCTTGCAAATGTGACCCCAGACTCACAGGCCCTCTTAATGCTTCCAATAACTTCAGTCTGAACATTATGGAGTCGATCAGGAGTCTCGAGCCTGAGAGCTTCAAGTACCTCTCGTCTCGGCTTCAGCCCATACTTCTCTATAACGGCAATGGCCTCATCGCTTGTACTGCTGTCAGGATATGCGGGACCGGACGCTATTGAATCGAGTCGATCTCCCAACACATCTGAAAGCACCAGCGTGAATATCTGCGATGGAGCGACGAGCCTTGCAAATCGGCCTCCTTTAACAGCTGAAAGGTGCTTCCGGACTGTGTTGACTTCAACAATACTTGCGCCAGACCGGAAGAGCTTGTTGTTTATTTGAACTAGATCTTCGAAAGTGACGCCTTCAACGGGTTTCTCGAAAAGCGCCGATCCACCGCCTGAAATTAGAAATAGAAGCTTTTCGGGCCTTCTGGACTCTATGACTTTCAGCGCGTGCTCGGTGGCTGCAAGCGTCTTCATGTCGAGAATCGGATGGCCAGCCTCGAAAACCTCAATGCCTTCTATTTCACCCTGACTGTAGCCATACTTGGTGATGACTATTCCGCTTTCGATCTCCTGCCCGAGTTTCTCCTTCGCGGCCCTTGCCATTCTCCAGGCCGCCTTCCCGATAGCCAGCAGAAAGATCGGACCGGTAAGTCCCGCCTTCTCGAGAGCCTTCTTGACTGAAGTCTCTGGCTGAACTGCTTCTATAGATTTTTCGATTATGTACCTGGCGTCTTCTCTGATTTCTCTCATATCGATCCTCCTTACGGCCCCGAGTTGGTTGCTCATCATTACCCACATTATCTTTTCTGGAGCTCAATCATCCTGTTCCTTAGTTTCACAATGAGCTAGAATTTTCGTGTCTCTTCAGTCTATGCATTTCACTTCTCCCTCGCTTTTTAACCAGGAACGAAGAATCTGGACGCGTAGCATCGGAACTGAAAGCCACTTTTCTCTCTCTTGCGAGACCCTACACCCCACAACCCTAGACCCGGTTCTTCCTGGCTCTTGATCTTAAATCCCCGCTTGAGCGGGGGGGGACCGCTTGCGGTGGGGTGTGTGCTCTTTTAACAACGTTTAGAATAGGTTTGCCTGTTGGAAATTGAACGATATGTTCACTACTTCACGCTATTTGGTCTGAGATCAATATGAATGCTCCTACCAGCAACCAAGAACGAACATCGAGCAACCGCTCTCGGAGGACTATTTCAGAGCATCGGCTTTTCTCGTCTACAAAGACCTACACCCTCCGCCAGTACGTGGCCCTCCTCCCTCAAGGGAGGATTTAAGATCAGGATCATCAGGAGCAAAATACAAGTTCGCACATGAACCAGCATATTGGTGGAATTTAACTCTCTGACTTATGGGTAATGATGAGGAGTCGGTTGAGGGATCATCGTTAGCGAAAACACTGTCACTTTTTTTCTTCTGTAGCAAATTGGATATTCGAGGATTGAACCGACTTAAAGGAGGAACCGGCATCATACAAGACCTCTTGCGGACGGAAGAAGGAAAAGTGACGTACTCATCACCAGACTATCTTAGAAACCTATCGTAGATTCGACCTTTGAGACAGCGAGTATCTCACCTCTTAAATAAAGAAAAAGACGGTGCATGAACACCGTCTTTTCTCATCTCCAAATTACTTATAGAAGTATAGTCAAATTCAGATATGGTCCGGGAAGGAAGTTATAAAGCAAGCTGAGTCCCGCTGTTAGAACTATGCTATCGACTGGTCTCAGAACGAACTCCCATCCTCTGCCAAACACCGGGATGAAGAAAAGGAATTTGCCGTCAAAAGTGTACGCATTCAATTCATTTGGTGTCAGTGGCTTTTCATAGTACGTGCTGGCCTGGAACAGGTAGAAGTCCATTCCTTCGTAACCGGTTATGTTCCCTGCCAGATCGTAAACTACGTCTCCATAAAGGCCCTGGCCCAGAATGAAGTTCTTCGGCGCTGCAACGAAAATCGAAGCTACCAGAAGGACTGCCACAAGAATTAGGACTTTTTTCATTAAATTACCCCCTTTTAAGTAATGTTGAGCTATCCCTACCTAATGATTTTACACTTAATACCCATATCAAGTCAACGTGTTTTCATTCTCCATATGCAATTTTTGGCATACAGCGTGGCTGATAACAGTTAAGGTTCGAGCCATTCTTCTCCGTCGAACGAGTATCTCAAAAGGTCGATGCTGTCATCTCGAACTCTGTAATCCCAGACAGTGTGGAGGCTTCTGGCAGCTCCAGATAAGTAGTACTTTACATGAGCTTCGTACGAGTACATTCCCCACTCGATTTCTCTGTAATCGATGGAAACTATCTCCAGATGGTCCATCTTCTCTCCTTCTGGAAGGAGATTCTCCATTATGAAGAGAAAAGATGTCTCCTCAACGGTTGAAAATACTCTCTCCGGATCGAATTCTTCTACCCTGCCTCTTGAAGAAAGAAGCATCAGTATCACTGCAAGTACCAAAACTGCAACAAAAGTATACTTCGCCAGAACAGACTTGACTTCAGTGTACGCTTTCTCGTCTGCCTGATCTCTTTCTCTGCGGCTCTTATCCAGTTCACTCAAAACAATGACCCCTTTCGGGGTCAATTATACATAGTCGTTAATCAAAAAACTACCGCGATATTCAGTCTTACGGAACTCAAGACAGACGATAGAATCGCCGTAGGTGTCTTGAAGAAGAAGCCGAGAACGGTTAACGGGGAAGCCGAAACACCCGCTCCAACAAGCAGCGTCTGGTTATTCTGAAGAACTAAAGCATAATCAAATCCTGCCCCGATATAAGGCAATATCACAATATTAGTTCCGATTTCGTAGTAGAAGTTGATTTTCTGAAGTTCTAGCGGGCTAAAGTATGTCTTCCAAGTCCATCCAAGCCCGAGATTCGGACCGGTCCAACCGATAATATTTCCAAAGACATCCAGTTTTGCCTCTCCGTAAACGGGAGCATGCAGACCGGCTACTAGTGGTTTTCCATGAGACTTATCTGGCCAGACGATCAGGGGCTCAGAGAACATCGCAACAGCCAGCCCTAAAACAACCACAATCAACAACAGTTTCTTCATTTCTATCCCTCCTCATCAGTGCATGAACTCAACGGAGTTCTATTAAATTATACAACAAGAGGAGGCTCAACTAATAGGCTTTACGAGTGAACGCACTACTCCTCCGAAAGATACTCTTTTATATCGGATATTTCAATGTTGAATTTTGTTTTCAAGTCTTTCAACTGCGATGCCGCAGGCTCATCCTTTGGTATGCCGAAATGCTCGAGAAAAGCATCGAAATCCTGAACAACCGAACTGATTTCAGAAAGGCTTGTTGAACCCTTGATATCAATTGGAGTCGATTTACCGTGATCCTCTAATGGCGCCTCAATGGCAAGTGTGTCAACTGCGGATGATTCATTTGGCCATCTTCCACTGAAGAGATGTGTGAACAACCCGCTTGGCCCTTCCTTCATAACCTCAGAGACCGAATCCGATCCATTGAGACCGGAGGATTCCACGAGTGAGAGAATCTCGGCAAAATCTGCTTTGCTGTGCTCGGCCAACGAAGTGATAGGATCATTGTAATTCTCGACCAAGAGTGCAATGTGCTCTCTAGAAATGATTTCTTCTTCACCAGCAAAACCCAGAATTCCAGTTATATCTTTGATTTTCAATTCTACTGAAGCCGATTCGGGAATTCCCAGACTGTTGAAGAGCTGTTCTCTTGAGACGGAATAATTGTCGATTATCTCAGCAAAAGATGTTGAACCCTTGATATCTTCGGGAACAACGTAGACCCTTGCCTTTTCCGTCTCGAAAGCACCCACAAAAAGAGAAATCATTATCGGCAGCAGAAAAGCGAGGGCTGCAACGAGAATATAGATCCTTGCTGGAATCCCCTTCTTTCCAGTATCGCTTCTACTGAAGAATGTCCTTGTAGTGAGGGTTCCTTTGTCGTCCACTGGACAAACGGCAACGCACTTCAGGCATCTGTTGCATGCTGGACTTCTCACAACGGTCTCTTTCGAAACGTCTATGCCGACCGGGCATGCAAGATCACACAGGCCACAGTCAATACAGGTGGAAGGCCTTCTTCTAATTCTTATCAGGCTGAAGGAGTTGAATAAACCGGTAATCGCTCCCAACGGGCAAGCATAACGACAGAAAGGCCGTTCAACGAAGAAGGAAGCCCCGAGCGTAAGGATGACTGCAATATAGCCAGTAACAGCGATTTCGTCGGTCCATATGTTGAAAAGATTGTAATAGGGATCAAAATTGCTGAAGAGCAGAGTTGCCGTTCTAGCTGTCTGAATTATCACAAAGAGCAGCATCAAGTACTTGCCAAATTTCAGTATCTTGTCGAGAAGAACGGGGACTTTGTTGTAATGCGATCTAAGTACCCTCTTCCCCAGCTTTCCAACCCACTCTTGCACGCTTCCCAAAGGACAGATCCACCCGCAAAAAAAGGCCCCTGCCAGAATAAGCGAGGCAAACAATCCTCCCATGACAAAGAGGTTAGAAGGATGAATTTTCTGAATGTAGCTGCCATCGGTAAGTAGATTATACATTGTTACAACACCGCCGAATGGACAGACTGCATGAAGGCTTGCAGTCCCGGGTAGTTCAGCAATATGTTTTTCTGCAAGATAGTGGCCAACACTTATGTACAGAACAAGAACAAAAAAGATTACCTGGACTGCCAATCGTGTTTTCTGGTAGCGGTTTTTCACGGTCTCACTTCCTCTAGTAGATAATGTACTATTTGACGTGAGGAACCTTAGAGTTTCCTTAGAACGAACTAATGCTAAAATTGTCCCAGAATTAGATTTACAGGAGTGATGCGGATTGGGTAAGATAATAGTCTTTGCCGGCAATGTCGGTGCCGGCAAATCTACAATAGCAGGTGCAATAGCAGAAGGACTGGGCTATAAGATTCACTTCGAGTCGGTTTCCGATAATCCTTTCCTTGAAGACTTCTACTACGATCAGAAGCGATGGTCCTATCATCTCCAGACTTACTTTCTCTATCACAGGTACTGCTCCCTGAAGAGTGCCGAGGAGAATGAAAGTACTGTCTTTGATCGTTCAATTTACGAAGACAAAGAGATTTTCGCCCGAAACCTCTTCGAGACCGGAAAAATGTCCGACAGGGAATTCAAGGCGTATGTTACAATGTTCGACTCGATGATCGAGTATCTGAAGAAGCCGGATCTCCTGGTCTATATTGATGCCGATGTTGACACTATTCTGGCGAGAATAAGACGAAGGGGAAGACAAATGGAAACTGCGGTCCCTATTGCCTACTGGGAACAGTTGGACAAACTTTACTCCAGCTGGATAAAAGAGTACGATCTTTCGCCGGTCTACAAGATAGATGCGAGATCCGTCGATATTGTGATCAATCCGGAAAAGGCCCAACAAATTACGAATGAGATTATGAGAATTCTTTAGGACTGCATACCTTCTCTTAACACCTCTGCACAAAACGTTACTTGACATTTCATATCCAGTGCTGATACTATCGTTTATCAAAACACAACGAAGGTGATCTCTGTGAGAGTTAGTTTCATTCCATCGATAAGAACAAATAAGCTTCATCATCACAGACTGCGGCGCCCGGTTCCGGGAGGCGGCACTCTTTAGTCGTGCTCTCTCAGAATTCAACAGACCGGGCTTTTAGCCCGGTCTTTTTTTTTAATGGAGGTGTACTATGAAGAAGTTACTGGTGGTTGTGGTTTTACTCTGTATGACACTGGCATTTGGAAGTCTCATCGATGAAGTCAAGCAGAGAGGTGTATTGAGAGTCGGACAGGACGCAGGTTACATGCCCCTTTACGGAACAAACCCAGACGGTGATCGCATAGGGCTGGAAGTCGACCTTCTGAAGAAGATGGCTG harbors:
- a CDS encoding glycerate kinase, which produces MREIREDARYIIEKSIEAVQPETSVKKALEKAGLTGPIFLLAIGKAAWRMARAAKEKLGQEIESGIVITKYGYSQGEIEGIEVFEAGHPILDMKTLAATEHALKVIESRRPEKLLFLISGGGSALFEKPVEGVTFEDLVQINNKLFRSGASIVEVNTVRKHLSAVKGGRFARLVAPSQIFTLVLSDVLGDRLDSIASGPAYPDSSTSDEAIAVIEKYGLKPRREVLEALRLETPDRLHNVQTEVIGSIKRACESGVTFARELGYNSSILTTSLDCEARDAGLFFAAIAREELFNRPVKRPAALIAGGETVVQVRGEGLGGRCQELALAFSIAANGMQNVLLACVGTDGTDGPTDAAGAIVDGSSMQRMIDAGIDPQRFLLDNDSYHALEKSGDLVKTGPTGTNVNDLIVLLCK
- a CDS encoding 4Fe-4S binding protein, with protein sequence MKNRYQKTRLAVQVIFFVLVLYISVGHYLAEKHIAELPGTASLHAVCPFGGVVTMYNLLTDGSYIQKIHPSNLFVMGGLFASLILAGAFFCGWICPLGSVQEWVGKLGKRVLRSHYNKVPVLLDKILKFGKYLMLLFVIIQTARTATLLFSNFDPYYNLFNIWTDEIAVTGYIAVILTLGASFFVERPFCRYACPLGAITGLFNSFSLIRIRRRPSTCIDCGLCDLACPVGIDVSKETVVRSPACNRCLKCVAVCPVDDKGTLTTRTFFSRSDTGKKGIPARIYILVAALAFLLPIMISLFVGAFETEKARVYVVPEDIKGSTSFAEIIDNYSVSREQLFNSLGIPESASVELKIKDITGILGFAGEEEIISREHIALLVENYNDPITSLAEHSKADFAEILSLVESSGLNGSDSVSEVMKEGPSGLFTHLFSGRWPNESSAVDTLAIEAPLEDHGKSTPIDIKGSTSLSEISSVVQDFDAFLEHFGIPKDEPAASQLKDLKTKFNIEISDIKEYLSEE
- a CDS encoding deoxynucleoside kinase, yielding MGKIIVFAGNVGAGKSTIAGAIAEGLGYKIHFESVSDNPFLEDFYYDQKRWSYHLQTYFLYHRYCSLKSAEENESTVFDRSIYEDKEIFARNLFETGKMSDREFKAYVTMFDSMIEYLKKPDLLVYIDADVDTILARIRRRGRQMETAVPIAYWEQLDKLYSSWIKEYDLSPVYKIDARSVDIVINPEKAQQITNEIMRIL